The Nitrososphaerota archaeon region AACCTATCTGGTATACATCCGCACGACTTGGCGACCATACTTGATGAAGAGGGTATCGCTATAAGAGCCGGGCACCACTGCGCTATGCCACTGATGACCAAACTTGGTGTCGCAGCGACCGCCAGAGCGAGCTTCTACATCTATAATAGTGAGAGCGACATAGATGCTCTAGTAGAGGGGCTATATAAAGCGAGGCGCATATTCAAACTATGAGCTCAGAATTCTACCGCGATATGATACTTGACTACTATCGCCACCCCAGAAACTACGGGAGCATAGAAGATGCGCAAATAAAGGTGCAGGAATCTAACCCACTGTGCGGCGACGACATCGAACTCTACATAAAACTAGATGCAGACAAAAAGGTAGAAGATATAAAGTTCAAAGGCAAAGGATGTGCTATAAGCATAGCGTCAGCCTCTCTCATGACGGAACTTTTGAAAGGAAAGAAGCTGGATGAACTTCTCTCATTCTCTAAAAAAGACCTACTCGATGCGCTTGGTATTGAGACTCTTGGCCTTAATCCTGTTAGGATAAAATGCGCACTTCTGCCCTACAAAGCATTAAAGATCGGGATCTATAACCATCTCGGTGAGAAGATTTCTGAGGAAGAGGAACACCTACTCGACTACGAAGCTGATGCTGAGGGGGTTTCATAACATATATTTTCCATACCAGCGCACAGTTCCTAGGAGCTTCTTAAAGAGATGGTGGTGAATATTTCCAAGCGTTGCCCCACGTATCTAGGAACGCTATTTGCTCAAGAGGTTTCCTTGGGGGCGGAGGCGGCTCAACAGCTGCTTTACCGATAAACACTAGAGCGCAGAGCTCCATCTCAGGGGGCGCGTTCAGAATTTCTGATATTTTATCTCTATAGAATGTCCTAACAGCAGCACCAACAGCTCGATGCTCAACTTTAATCTCCTTCCTCGCGAAGCCTCCTGCCCAGACCGAGCCGAGTCCTCGGCTCGTGGCTACGAGCAGCATATTCTCTATAGCTGCACCCATATCGTATGCATTAGTTAGTGTTGGGCTTAGTTCCTCAACTACCTTCCGGTAGACCGCTATTAGAAGATCGGCTTTGAACATGTTAATGATACCATCTACTGTGAACTTTTTAAGTAGATCGTCGAGGTCAGGCTGATCCTTTATGTTGTGCGTTGTTATGTCTCGCCCCGTAGATTTTCTGATCGCCTGCACCATCGTCTCCAGCGCTTCACCACCTACTTTAAGTCTATTCCACGCCGTTCTTGTAATGTTCAACTCGATGTCTATCACCACATCCATTATCTTCTTCTTGACCTCTTTGTCTCGAATGACAACAAATGCCCACTCTTGCCTATTTTGCGCAGATGGCGCCCAGCGAGCAGCCTCTAACACCTCCCTTACCACGTCATCGCCGACAGGCTCTGGGATAAAGGATCTTACACTTCTCCTTTTCATTATGCATTCAAAAACATCCATTCTATCAAACACCTCCGCATACTACACCGACCTTCTATTTGTAAATCTTACGTCTTTAAACCTCTATCCGGTAATAGGGTTGAGGATAAGCTGGTGTAAAGCTTTTAGCAGACCATTTTTCAAACCTTATAGAGTATTCTGCTGATATTCTTCGGAGCCCCTCCAAGACCGCCTGTGATAGATCTTCAGGGCTTAATTCTGCCCTAATATTCATCACAACATCTAATTTTGAACATACTGGCGGTTCAGAATCAAAGATGACGCCTTGACTCAAATCGACTAGGCTAGCCTTACCAGCACCGTCACTTGATGAAAAGAAGAGCTTTAGATGAGCTATGCGTCGCTTCTTCTCTACAATCGTCTTGCCGATCAAACTCAGTAAATGGGAGAGAGGATGCTTCATCGAAATTGGCTTATTAGATGCGAGTGTAAAGGAACCGTTAAACCACCCTAGATCTGCTTCGGCTGCAGCATACATATCATAATCGACATCGACACCACCCTTCCGCTCATACCTTCTATTCAAGATGTAATCACATAGTCTATCTAGGTTATAGCCAGTTTTGGCTGAGATAAACAAACACTCCGGCTCCTCAAAATAAAACCTCTTTAACGCATCAAGCACCTTAGGTTGCTCCGACTGATCTATCAGATCGACTTTGTTAATACATATTAGATCTGCTTCTTGGAGCTGCCAAGCCATGAGAGCTAACTGTCTATCCTTAGAGGCATCTAACCCTGCTACGTTGAGCACCTTCTTCGCATCCACCAACACAACATAAGGTGCTAGATCTAACTTCCCCTTATGATACTCTGTAAGCGGGTTGTAGACGGTCGCTACAAGGTCTGTGCAGCTACCAACAGGTTCTGCAAGAATCAAATCGGGCTTGACTAAGCTCACGAGTTCGTCAACCTTCGTTATAAAATCAGGAAACCTACAGCAGAAGCAGCCATTTTGAACCTCAACAAAAGGAAAACCAGCCCAGCCAACTACCTTACTGTCAACAAGAACATCCCCCTGATCGTTCGTTACAATGGCAACCTTCAAGCTATGCTCAGAAACAAACTTCCTACCTATCGAAACTATTAACGTAGTCTTGCCAGCTCCAAGATATCCACCTATCACAGCCAGCTTAGGCATCTAACTATTCGCCTCACACACTACGACCAATATGGTAATATTTGAACCTTTCGACCCCTCTTATATCAACCTTTGTAGCGATCTCATAACCCTACCATCTACCTAGATTATCTTTTTAGCACAACCTTCCTGTTTGCAACTTGCTTCTCCAGCTAAGGTCTATGGTTGTGTATCAGTAAGGCTACTTGGCGCCGCTCTAGCTGATCAAGAAAACATTTAATAACAGGTTTCGTAAGATAAGGAAATCGATCTACCTATGATTACAGCTCCGCTTGAAGGAATAAAGGTTCTAGATTTCACTCACGAAGTATCTGGACCTCACTGCACAATGCTTCTAGGCGACTTAGGTGCGGAAGTGATTAAGGTAGAGGTCCCTGGGAGAGGGGACAGAGGGAGACACTGGGTCGGAATGCTTGAAACAATCTACATAACAAATAACAGAAACAAGCGCAGCATCGTCCTAGATCTTAGAACTGAAGAAGGGCGAAAGATCGCCGTCGAGCTAGCTAAAAAGGTTGATGTTATAGTGGAGAACTTCGTGCCAGGAACCTTAAAGAAATTTGGATTGGATTACGAGAGCGTCAAAAAAATCAACCCAACCATAATCTACTGCTCTATATCAGGCTATGGGCAAGACGGGCCGTATAGCAGCCGCCCCGCCTGGGATCCAATAATTGAAGCCGAATCTGGGCTGATGTCACTAACCGGAGACCCTGAACCGTGTTTACCTTCAAGGATACCTGCATCTATCATCGATTATGGCGCAGGCGTTTATGCCGCGTTGGCGATAACTTCGGCTCTCTTATATAGAGAGAAGACCGGGAAGGGTCAATTTATCGACGTCTCAATGCTTGACGTTGCATCGTTATGGGCAGGATACTGGATTGCCTACAGCTCCATAACCGGAAAAATACGAGAAAGAATGGGTTCTGCTGCGCCGGTCGGTGCACCATACCAGGTTTTTAAGACAAAGGATTCCTACGTTTTCATAGCGGCATTCGAGGACGAGCACTGGAGGAAATTCTGCCAAGTAATAAAAGCAGAGGAGTTGCTCAGCAACCCCCTCTATACGACGAAGGAGGAGAGATATGCAAATAGGTCAAGCCTAGTAGAAAAACTTAACAGTATACTACAAGGCTGGGAGACTGCAAAGCTTGTAGACGCTTTAGTTGCTGCTGGAGTGCCTTGTGCGCCAGTAAATACCACACTACAAGTGGCAAATCACCCGCAATTAATCCATCGTAATATGATACTTGAGATTCAATACAAAGGGCAGAAAGTAAAGGTGCCAGGCATACCTTTTAAGTTCTCTGAGTGTCAACTAAAGATTAGGCATCTACCCCCAGCGGAGGTCGGTCAGCATACAAAGGAAGTTCTACGTGAATTCGCATTAACACAGTAACCTCTCTTAACCGCTTGAATCGCGCTGTTTTGCTGATCAAAAATATTATGAATAGTTTTTATGCGACTAGATTCTTTCGATAAATATGTTGCCCAGATAGATGTCGTTTCTATCGATTTTTAAGCGTAGTTCTTTGGGCGCATAGCCTGCGTATGCGATTCTTAAACTGTATGTTGTGTCAGAGTCCAAGCCATCAAATTCGAAGCCGCCGAACGAGTCTGTGAATACCGTTTTATTTACACCCGTTCTCTCGTTTATAAGAGTTACCTCAACACCCTCAGCACATTCATCCGTATCTTTACAAACAATGTTTCCGGCTATGAAGTATTTAGTTATTCTGTAAAGATTCATGTAATAGACATTTGGCTTTGTATCGTACTCTGGATGGTAGGGTTCAGCCAACCCTCCCTTTACTATTTTACTTACTTCACTTTGATCATCCTCTAAATCGCCGAAGATCATAGCCCCGCTTGGGCAGGCTTGAACACATCTAGGGGTTTTACCGCTTTCAATACGGTGAACACAGAAGGTGCACTTCTGCGGGATACCCTTTTCGTCGTTCCAGCTCACTACATGATAGGGACAACCCTCTACAATTTCTCTTTGACCAGCTGCTCTTTGAGGGTCTATAACCACTACTCCATCGGCTCTAACATATACTGCGTTGTTTCTAGCCACTTTCGCGCAGGGAGGATCGCCACACTGCATGCAGAGGATCGGCATATAGGCGACCTTTACATGAGGGAACTTCCCTCTTTCTCTTTTCATCAACCTTATCAACGTTTGATCCAGTTTCTTTATGCCCACCGAGTAGGGTGGATAATCATTATCCCAGAATTCGTCTTTGCAAGCGATAAAACATGAGTAGCAGGCTATGCACTTATCTATGTCGATAACCATCGCCCATCTTGCCATTCTTTCACCCCCACTTTGATACCTCTACCATACATGAGTTTGGTGCCATTCCGCTAGCGTTTTTAGACATTAAACGGGCTGGCGTCAGTATATTGATGCACCCTCCACGATCAGGAGATTCTCCAGGCTCGCCAAGAGGATCATATATAGCGCTCGCCTCATAGGAATGTACGACTCCTGGCCGTATTCTTTCTGTGACTTCGGCTATGCAGATAACAGCTCCCCTATCGTTGTACACTTTAACCAAGTCGCCGTCAACTATCCCTCTTTTACTCGCATCCTCCGGGTTTATTCTGAGTATCCAGTAGTAGTACCCATCTTTACCCTTACGCCTATGGTCAGGGATGTCATTAATCCAGCTCTCTTTACCATCATACTGTGTGAAGAAGGTATAACGTGGGTGTGGCGATACCAATTGAAGTGGATATTTTTGTGCAGCAGGGCTTTCAGGCCCCTCCCACGACGGTATATACTTCGGTATAGGCGGTCTCTCGGGGTCTGATGGATCAAACCTTTTCAAGGTGGTTGATTCGAATTCCAGTAACCCGGATGGTGTTCCAAGGCCGCATCCGTCTGGAATACCCATGATTCTACCTCCTGTAAGCCCTGTATCTGGTGTGTCCCTTTTTCTCGCTTCGGCGAACCATCTCAAAGCCGGTGTTGGTTTGTATGGCTTAGGTAGTGGAACAACGAAGTACCCCTTTTTCTTAAACTCTTCCCAAGTAAGATATTTCGATAGATCTGTAACCTCGAACAGTCTCTTCACCCAATCAAGTTCTGTCATTCCGTTTTCCGTATATTTCTCATAGAACCCTAACCTTTTTGCAACAGTTGCGAATATCTGGTAATCGGATTTCGATTCACCGAGAGGCTCTATACACTTCATCTGGAAAACTATTATCCGGTGGTTTGTTGAATCGGATAGGTGTGGTGTGTATCCGCCTGATGAAGCCCATTCTCCGATATCCCATCTTTCAAAGTTTGTGCACGCAGGTAGTATTAGATCGGCAAATTTAGCTTCACCTTCGAACCAGATCGCTTGGTTGACGACGAACTCAAGTTTTGGGCTTCTGTACATTCTAACCCATCTATTGGTCTCGGTCATTGTGGAGATGTAGGCCGTACCATATCTCCAGAACATCTTAGCTGTGGGAAAGCCGTCTTCAGGATATTTGTACTCTCTGAACTGCGCCTCAGGATACGCGCCTGCAAAACCCTTTCCCCTCCACCTCACTGGTGGATTCAAAATAGCTTCAGGTAAGAGGAGCCTCAAAATGTGCTGCCCTTG contains the following coding sequences:
- a CDS encoding SUF system NifU family Fe-S cluster assembly protein gives rise to the protein MSSEFYRDMILDYYRHPRNYGSIEDAQIKVQESNPLCGDDIELYIKLDADKKVEDIKFKGKGCAISIASASLMTELLKGKKLDELLSFSKKDLLDALGIETLGLNPVRIKCALLPYKALKIGIYNHLGEKISEEEEHLLDYEADAEGVS
- a CDS encoding molybdopterin-dependent oxidoreductase codes for the protein MAEKVVRYTNCTKGGPVFVYVEDGKIVRVEPLELSQDDAESWVIEARGRKFSPPRKALVASWTLSTRARVYAPNRILYPLKRVDFNPNGSRNPENRGKSAYERISWEEALDILSSEIERIIRNYGAPAIITTPSSHHSWGNVGYRFSAYHRFMAMLGATYVDHNPDSWEGWFWGAMHHWGFSWRLGIPEQYDLLEDGLKHCELLVFWSCDPHATLGTYAGNESVPWRFWLKELGVRMIFIDPFFNWTAMNFADKWLAPKVGTDTALALAIAYTWIKEDTYDKDYIEKRTLGFEKWRDYVLGKDDGVPKTPEWAEEKCDVPAREIRALAREWARKKTMLAIGRGGMGGACRAAYGHEWARMMVLLAAMQGLGKPGRNIWGTTAGVPYNAQFYFPGYAEGGISGDATNTAGAILLSRGVTKMPVRWTVNEPQGQHILRLLLPEAILNPPVRWRGKGFAGAYPEAQFREYKYPEDGFPTAKMFWRYGTAYISTMTETNRWVRMYRSPKLEFVVNQAIWFEGEAKFADLILPACTNFERWDIGEWASSGGYTPHLSDSTNHRIIVFQMKCIEPLGESKSDYQIFATVAKRLGFYEKYTENGMTELDWVKRLFEVTDLSKYLTWEEFKKKGYFVVPLPKPYKPTPALRWFAEARKRDTPDTGLTGGRIMGIPDGCGLGTPSGLLEFESTTLKRFDPSDPERPPIPKYIPSWEGPESPAAQKYPLQLVSPHPRYTFFTQYDGKESWINDIPDHRRKGKDGYYYWILRINPEDASKRGIVDGDLVKVYNDRGAVICIAEVTERIRPGVVHSYEASAIYDPLGEPGESPDRGGCINILTPARLMSKNASGMAPNSCMVEVSKWG
- a CDS encoding CoA transferase; this encodes MITAPLEGIKVLDFTHEVSGPHCTMLLGDLGAEVIKVEVPGRGDRGRHWVGMLETIYITNNRNKRSIVLDLRTEEGRKIAVELAKKVDVIVENFVPGTLKKFGLDYESVKKINPTIIYCSISGYGQDGPYSSRPAWDPIIEAESGLMSLTGDPEPCLPSRIPASIIDYGAGVYAALAITSALLYREKTGKGQFIDVSMLDVASLWAGYWIAYSSITGKIRERMGSAAPVGAPYQVFKTKDSYVFIAAFEDEHWRKFCQVIKAEELLSNPLYTTKEERYANRSSLVEKLNSILQGWETAKLVDALVAAGVPCAPVNTTLQVANHPQLIHRNMILEIQYKGQKVKVPGIPFKFSECQLKIRHLPPAEVGQHTKEVLREFALTQ
- a CDS encoding aminotransferase class V-fold PLP-dependent enzyme — protein: NLSGIHPHDLATILDEEGIAIRAGHHCAMPLMTKLGVAATARASFYIYNSESDIDALVEGLYKARRIFKL
- a CDS encoding oxidoreductase translates to MARWAMVIDIDKCIACYSCFIACKDEFWDNDYPPYSVGIKKLDQTLIRLMKRERGKFPHVKVAYMPILCMQCGDPPCAKVARNNAVYVRADGVVVIDPQRAAGQREIVEGCPYHVVSWNDEKGIPQKCTFCVHRIESGKTPRCVQACPSGAMIFGDLEDDQSEVSKIVKGGLAEPYHPEYDTKPNVYYMNLYRITKYFIAGNIVCKDTDECAEGVEVTLINERTGVNKTVFTDSFGGFEFDGLDSDTTYSLRIAYAGYAPKELRLKIDRNDIYLGNIFIERI